A stretch of Burkholderiales bacterium DNA encodes these proteins:
- a CDS encoding thiamine pyrophosphate-binding protein gives MGIVTEKSLKQPATETEPQLISGGQIVGKMLKQEGVKHIFTISGGHIIDIYNGCLDEGIKIVDVRHEQVAAHAADAVARISGSIGCAVVTAGPGTTDAVTGVANAFRAESPMLLLGGGGPLKQYKMGALQDLPHVPMMAPISKFASMVMTTDRCAEMMSQAIREMFNGAPGPAYLEFPHDVIDGKVDAAKVRIPKNFRVKGEFLGDPNELARAAEAIAKAERPVALFGTQARTCRAHDAMDRFARQFNIPIYVNGAARGSLPRKHPYNFMPSRKVAFENADLIFLAGTPLDFRMGYGRRLSAKATIVILDMDYRNVGYNRDFDIGLVGNIRAILNAMCESSKGDVARKHEPFIKMLREEEEKVRGKNDAIIKAGTKPIHPVRLCHEINEFLLEDTVFIGDGGDIVTFSGSIVKPHKPGGWMDPGPLGTLGVGTGFALASKLTQPERDVVVLFGDGSFGLTGFDFETMVRNKLPFVGVIGNNSSWNQIRYGQERKYPGRGDVGNVLADVRFDRFAEAMGGVGIRVTKPEEIRPALEFARDSGRPALVDVVIDRDVYSSGTMNQTMYK, from the coding sequence GGGCGGGCATATCATCGATATCTACAATGGCTGCCTGGACGAGGGTATCAAAATCGTTGATGTGCGTCACGAGCAAGTCGCAGCCCACGCCGCAGATGCGGTCGCGCGCATTAGTGGCAGCATAGGTTGCGCGGTGGTGACCGCGGGTCCGGGCACTACGGATGCGGTCACTGGCGTCGCCAATGCATTTCGCGCGGAAAGCCCGATGCTGCTCCTAGGTGGTGGCGGCCCACTCAAGCAATACAAAATGGGGGCGTTACAGGATCTTCCGCATGTGCCGATGATGGCCCCGATCAGCAAGTTCGCTTCGATGGTGATGACGACTGACCGCTGCGCGGAAATGATGTCGCAGGCGATCCGCGAAATGTTCAATGGCGCACCGGGGCCCGCCTATTTGGAATTTCCCCACGATGTGATCGACGGCAAGGTGGACGCCGCAAAGGTGCGCATTCCAAAAAATTTCCGCGTCAAGGGCGAATTTTTGGGCGATCCCAACGAGCTTGCAAGGGCTGCCGAGGCTATCGCCAAGGCCGAGCGCCCGGTGGCACTGTTTGGCACGCAGGCACGCACCTGCCGTGCGCACGACGCGATGGACCGCTTCGCACGCCAGTTCAATATCCCAATTTATGTGAATGGCGCCGCGCGCGGCTCGCTGCCGAGAAAACATCCCTACAATTTCATGCCGTCCCGCAAGGTCGCTTTTGAAAATGCCGACCTGATTTTCCTGGCGGGCACGCCACTCGATTTCCGCATGGGCTACGGCAGGCGTCTCAGCGCAAAGGCGACGATTGTCATCCTCGACATGGATTACCGCAATGTCGGGTACAACCGCGATTTCGATATCGGCTTGGTCGGCAACATCCGCGCCATTCTCAATGCCATGTGCGAGTCGTCTAAAGGCGACGTGGCGCGCAAGCACGAACCGTTCATAAAGATGCTGCGCGAGGAAGAGGAAAAGGTAAGAGGCAAGAACGACGCGATCATCAAGGCCGGCACCAAGCCGATCCATCCCGTTCGGCTGTGCCACGAAATTAATGAGTTTCTGCTGGAAGATACGGTTTTCATTGGCGACGGGGGCGATATCGTGACGTTCTCGGGCTCGATCGTCAAGCCGCACAAACCGGGCGGCTGGATGGACCCGGGTCCACTGGGTACCCTGGGCGTGGGGACTGGGTTCGCGCTGGCGTCAAAATTGACACAGCCCGAGCGCGACGTTGTGGTCCTGTTTGGCGATGGATCGTTCGGACTCACTGGGTTTGACTTCGAGACTATGGTGCGCAATAAATTGCCTTTCGTCGGCGTAATCGGCAACAACTCTTCCTGGAACCAGATTCGTTACGGGCAGGAAAGGAAATATCCGGGACGCGGAGACGTAGGCAATGTGCTTGCCGATGTTCGCTTTGACAGGTTTGCCGAGGCAATGGGCGGCGTCGGCATACGAGTAACCAAGCCCGAAGAGATCCGTCCGGCGCTTGAATTCGCGCGGGACTCCGGCAGGCCCGCGCTCGTGGACGTGGTAATCGACCGCGACGTGTATTCGAGCGGCACCATGAATCAAACCATGTATAAGTAG
- the frc gene encoding formyl-CoA transferase: protein MDKALSGIRILDMSHVQAGPTASQLMAWLGADVIKLESPAGDATRAQLRDVPDADSLYFTMLNCNKRSITVNMKNPSGKEVFIELLRKCDVLMENFGPGVLERLGFGWEKVQQINPRIVMASIKGFGSSGPYADFKAYENVAQAMGGAMSTTGAPDGPPYVTGAQIGDSGTGLHLVIGILAALHQRYKSGKGQYVEVAMMDSVMNLCRVKWRDHQRLTRGVLSEYSAPTKSLKATPRAGNDSGGGQLGNAIQCKPGGPNDYIYVVVQEAVWGALAKRIGGETLAQDPKFSTIGERRKNQNQMWRLLTEFASNYTKRELMAILNELDVPCGPIMSTEDLANDEHVRLREMYVKLDHPRRGTWYNLGMPIKLSDSPVEIKRSPLLGEHTEEILKEILGYDDSQVAALKQAGAFTAPPKPAG, encoded by the coding sequence ATGGATAAAGCTCTGTCCGGTATTCGCATTCTCGACATGTCGCACGTGCAGGCCGGACCGACCGCTTCGCAATTGATGGCATGGCTCGGTGCCGATGTGATCAAGCTTGAGTCGCCGGCGGGCGATGCTACCCGCGCGCAATTGCGCGACGTGCCTGATGCGGACAGCTTGTACTTCACGATGCTCAACTGCAACAAGCGTTCGATTACGGTGAATATGAAAAACCCCAGCGGCAAGGAGGTATTCATCGAACTCCTGAGAAAATGCGACGTGCTGATGGAAAATTTCGGACCCGGTGTGCTGGAACGCCTGGGTTTCGGGTGGGAAAAAGTGCAGCAGATTAATCCGCGGATCGTGATGGCGTCGATCAAGGGCTTTGGCTCAAGCGGCCCGTACGCGGACTTCAAGGCTTACGAGAACGTGGCTCAGGCGATGGGCGGAGCGATGAGCACCACCGGTGCTCCCGACGGCCCGCCCTATGTGACTGGAGCACAGATCGGAGACTCCGGAACGGGGTTACATCTGGTCATCGGCATTCTCGCCGCCCTGCACCAACGATACAAGAGCGGCAAGGGTCAGTATGTGGAAGTCGCGATGATGGATTCCGTGATGAACTTGTGCCGCGTGAAATGGCGTGACCACCAGCGACTGACACGCGGCGTCCTTTCCGAGTATTCTGCGCCGACGAAGAGCCTCAAGGCGACGCCGCGCGCGGGTAACGATTCCGGAGGTGGCCAACTCGGCAACGCGATTCAATGCAAACCGGGCGGCCCGAACGACTATATCTATGTCGTGGTGCAGGAGGCCGTGTGGGGAGCGCTTGCCAAGCGCATCGGCGGCGAGACGCTGGCACAAGATCCGAAATTCTCCACCATTGGCGAACGGCGCAAGAATCAGAACCAAATGTGGCGGCTGCTTACCGAATTCGCATCCAACTACACCAAGCGGGAACTGATGGCAATCCTAAACGAACTCGATGTGCCGTGCGGTCCGATTATGAGCACCGAAGACCTTGCCAACGACGAACATGTCAGGCTGCGCGAAATGTACGTCAAGCTCGATCACCCGCGTCGCGGGACATGGTATAACCTGGGCATGCCCATCAAACTATCCGATTCTCCGGTCGAGATCAAACGCTCGCCATTGCTTGGCGAGCATACCGAAGAGATCCTGAAGGAAATCTTGGGCTACGACGATTCTCAAGTTGCCGCGTTGAAGCAAGCGGGCGCGTTTACCGCACCTCCAAAACCGGCTGGCTAA